The Erigeron canadensis isolate Cc75 chromosome 1, C_canadensis_v1, whole genome shotgun sequence genome segment CAACAGTTTTGGCACTGCAAGATATGCAACTTAACAATGCAGCCACTCTTCATGCAATACGTCAAAAGTACATGCATAAGCAGGTATATTCTGAGTATATAACTAGCTCTAGAGGCGAGAAAATAGGATGATAGGGAGATTTTGGGTAACATGTCGAAAGAACTTTATCAATACATGTCAAAGTGAGTCCGGCTGACCAAACAAACAGTTTAATACGAAGTATTCTTGCATAAAACAGTTTATCAGGTTATAAGCATTGGAGTACACATTAACTGTTCAATAACTTTGTGCTATGGTCTAACGAAAGTTGTTTAACCCGATACATCTGAATACTCATTATCCTGTAATAACTTTGTGTTATGGTCTAATGAAAGTTGTTTGTAATCACAGTTCAATAGTGTTGCAACCTTAACTTCCCCAAAACCAGTGAAACCGTTGTTCTAACGTTTAACATGAGAAACTGATATTTCTACATAATGACGAGACCGCTGTATCCACCAAGAACTCCTTGGCgccatcaatttaatcatgctTTTTGGAGATCTCCAGTCAGGGGGTGCAAAATTTTCTCctgttgtaagttgtaactattCTGGAGCTGTCTATGTAACATTATTTATATGAAGAATTAACAGCTTGTATCTAAAAATATTGATTGATGTTATAAAATTCTATTTATTGATCTACTTTAGTCTTGAGTAAATATATGCATTGTATCTAAGATGCTCAGTTTTGATTGTTATTGTAACCTCATATAGCACATCTTAACAAGTGATTGCATACTTTGGTCCGACAAACTGCACGGATGTTCAACTTGATTCCCCTGATTAAAGAAGCTAATAAAATCTAAATAGGTTCTTGATCATGCCACTCTAGGCTTACATTTTTCTAATCCAAGCTGTGAAATCTCGATCATGCCACTCTAGGCTTACATTTTTCTAATCCAAGCTGTGAAATATATTTCTAGTGGGGCAAATATACGAGTGAAAAATTACCTTCAAAAAGATGATAATAATACactttatctatttatttatttcttggTGTGGTTACTCATAGTTTTTAGCTTGAAATAACCCAATTTTTAAGAATTGGTTCCCACTTCCCAAACTTCCTCAGTTTgaaacggtttttttttttgcctccAACTAATGTTTCATTCCAAACCGGTTTCAACCAATACACCATGCATCAGCTTCTCATCTTCTCAAAACACCACTACTCCAAACTACTACCTTTAAGATTCCTCACCAtcccaaatttttcaaaaaaagagaTGATTTTTACAACAGATAACACAAACTcttagactaagaggagtggaGGGTTAAAGGAATGTCCCTCCGCCACTCCTTGTATGACATGTGTCCACCATTAATCATGAGGGGCATTCCCCTTAATCCCTCATTATGTTGGAGTAAAGCATTCCCATATAGGGGCATTCctctcattatatatatatagattttatagggtaaaaataaaaataaataaaataaaggttgAAACAAAAGATGAAGACAAACCTGCTCAAGGAAAGGTGACAGACACAAGTGGGGCTGCAggcaaaaagcaaaaaaaaaatggcaatCCGACGCATTCAAAATCGGAAGGGCTCACTTTTGTAACATGCGGAACGCCCCCCCGGGGCCGAGGGAGGGCGTTCTGGGGGCATTCCGAGGCGTTACGCACGAAAAAAGAGTGAGGGAACGAGCTATTCCTCACAGTCTTACCAGAAGGCCTTGACCCATAGCTTATTTGTTAGATTGCATTTAAGTAGTGTGTTTAATGGTTTTTTCTTAAAGCTCATGATTCCATTTTAAGCTCTGGTTTGACCAACACCATAAGTACAAGTTGATATAAGTTCAAAAATCTATTATGGACAATTTACATGATTTTTATTAGGTAGTTTTGTTTCTTACTAAAAGATTAGATGGTAAAAATTCATTACCAAATGTGTAACAAATTAGTAAttgtttatatttgtatatacacATTAAAATTAGACCATTTTGATAATTTTCCTTTCTCAAATACATATACTCACTTATATAGATGAATTCATCTTCCCAACATTTCGTGTTTTTTTATACGTATTATGAGTATAAGTTTTGTAcgaaacatgttttttttatctatagcaataatctttaaaaatatgttaatatatacgTTGTTCATTACGTTAGTTGTGATGTTGTATTTTCACATATAACTGTAATCagttatcacaattatatccgggtaaaatatatatatatatagttatccGTTAGGTTTCAATTTTAATGGTTGGTTTATACACATGAAATCGAAACCTGGATCAATTcgtttggtttttatttttaaaaacaaatcaaTTTGGTTAGGCATTGGTTTGATTTTTCATATCTACATGTCTACAAGTTAAAGCTACCGTACGACTAAACAGTAAACATAAAGTTGTTTGCCAATCATAACCAAATGCCAAACATAGCCAAAGTAGCAgtataaaaatagataaattaatgaaaggaaaatgattgataatgTGATAAGTAGATTTCACTTAATTTCTTGCCTAATCATTCTCTTGAATTTTCACATATTACCTCTCAATAAGGTAGGAGGATGATTTTAGGCTAACCAGGATTAATCATTCtccttaattaaattaaaattaaatataaaaaagtggaAATGTTGTTTGGACACATCAGAGATGCTACAGTATGAAATGATCGAAGATGGATGGACTTCACTCACTCACAAATGCAAGGTCAATGCTGACGCTGCtactaaagataaaaaaaacaacaacgaATCAATCAAAACTTATGTACAGATAGATACAATATATCGATTATATCTATCGCCGGATAAAACTAAGAATCAATCAAAACTTAGTGATCACTAATCACAGTCTGTGTTTGATTAATCAATCAAGATTTTACCACCGCTGCCACGTAAGCTTCCAATTTAATCTCTCACTCACTGCTTACTGCCTAGTTATTGCTGTTCTATGTAATTGATCCGATTGTTCaaaaaaattagtaaatttATGATTAATTTTGTGCAGTTGAtgttgtataattatataattgtatgtaGTAATTATTTAGGTGTggtgtattttatatttacacacTGCAGGGTAGGGTTAATTTCGAATACTGCGAAGCCAAATTTGGGGTAACTTTCTTCTTATTTACCGAATTTTTGTATCTTACTACGATCCAGTTATGATGACGTGACATTTGACTAGTTTTTTTGAAGTAAAACACTTAAGTAAAAGAGTTTTTGTGGAAACATACATGGTATAGGATCAGGTTATAATGATGTGGCGTGTGACAGGGGAGATGTCACCAAAAAGTCGGTAATTTTTACTCTACTTAGAGCAAACGGTATGGACCTTTCCTCACGCCATGACTCACGTGGGTCGGAGTGATCCATGCCGTAGTCGGTGTGATGGTTGCAATTGAGGTCTTTGAGTGAGCTGGATCATGTAGGTGAGGAGGGAAGAATAAACATACAAGCCATACTGAATGAGGGGTGGCTTTTTTTGATGACGAGACAGTGTGAGATGGTCTCCATGTCGAGTGCGCTtagagaaattaaaaaaaaaaggaagttaCCTACCCAAATTAAGGAAACACGATTTTTTTGCATTGATGAAGATAAGTGATCAGTTATGTAGAGTTTGAAGTAATCTAGTTAATAAACAAATGCCAGTTATACTAGAAATCTGAAAGAACTTGGATGACGAGGTTATTGTTCGTGTGTAAAAAGATGTTGGGAAGATAACATTTGATCTTTCTTGGTATGTTAGATTTCTGAGTGAGGATGGGAAATGAAAGCAGTATAAGAATACTTAAATCTTAAAGTGGTTTGATGCTACATGAACAATATGGTATGATACCTATCTGGTTAGCTAGCTAATTTGACTTCTGTAACATGTCAAAGAAATTGTAGACTATCATCATTAGCTAGAAAGAAACTAAACGTTCATCTATTGTTATTTGTTTATTCTTCACACGACATGATTCAAAGCTGGAATAAGCCAAGTTTGTGTTTTCAAGAACACAAATTTAATAGATGCTGTTCCATTCTTCTATAAGAAGTGAGATGGTAATTTTAAGCTATAAGCAGGGAGAAACATATTGTGACAGAAACATGATAGTACCAGATTGATAAAATTTATTTGAATAATGAAATAGAAACAACACAAGCAAATTAGAAATTTGATCTGCTTCGAGTGAAAGTCGTTTCTCCAAAATGACCCGCTTTCAAACTGCAGTCTCTCTTGGATAATGCTTAGCTTTGGCCTAAATCAATAATTTAATAAAGCAGGCTAACCACATTTCATCATCCACATTTGTTTATAGATCTCTGATCTATAAATCTATTTAACTTAGTTGCTGTATGTTTTGGAACAAGAATATAGCTATGACATTATCACATTTCTATGGCCATATATTCTAGATGCTGTATTTTCACGATATTTTTGCTGTATATACTTGTTTACTGTTTTTATGTGTCGATCTAATGAAACATTATGCATTTATGCAGGCTGATGCTACAATAAGTTTGGTATTTATTTTGAGTTAGTGACCACAGAAGTCACTGGTGGATAGTTCGTATGAGTATGATCGTGTAGTCACTTTTACAAGTGTTTTTTGATATTGCTATTCCATGTTTTCTCTACTTAGTGATCTGGTTAAGCATTTAGATGGGCGTTTCAGCATTGGGGCTACAGCGTAAAATACAAACAGGCAAGGTGCCACTACTAATGGAATCTGAACACGTGATTGATATAACAAATAGCAATGAAGCTTCCTCGTCCAGGCCAACCCTTGCAAGACCAGTCCATATGTCAAACTCCAGTCAAAATGAGTCTTCAAGTAATGTACAAGCTCCTATCACCTTTTCTACTACCAACGCAACAAATTCAAGAAATACATCATTTGCCAGAAGGGGAAATGGCAGTTCCAGGCGTAGGAACCCGTTGAATTCTGGTTATTGGATATCATTTGAACTAATCATTACAGTGAGCCAAATTATAGCAGCCATTGTGGTTTTGTCTTTCTCAAGACATGAGCATCCTCATGCTCCATTATTCATATGGGTTATTGGTTATGCTTCGGGATGTTTTGTAACTCTCCCTCTTCTCTTTTGGCGTTTCCATAATCGCAATTCTTCAAATCAAGAACCATCTGCTATCGTGAGCTCTTTTACTTCATCTTCAAATGCAAGAATTTCAGAAGGAGACACTGGTAACGCTGGTGGCACATCAACAAGACGTCTGACAATGGGATCACTGAGTTCAAGGTATCGTTTTCATTTGCTCTATTTTGTGATTTTAGAGTACTCCTGTATGTTTCATAATTCATTTGGGTTATACCTGTTCTATTGCTTTTAAATTTGGATAGAAAAAGGAAGTTATTAATTTTACTTCCAAGGAGGAGGTATGATTTGCTTTAAAAATGGTACTGATcatatatgttaattaattgatagtaaatatataaatatgctTAATTCAGAAATATTCAAATCTGGTTGAAGAAAAAATATGTGGTCTTTATTCGCAGAGTCAAGGCACTTGTTGAATACTTCAAAATGGGATTGGATTGCTTTTTTGCAGTCTGGTTTGTGGTTGGAAATGTGTGGATCTTTGGAGgccattcttcttcttctgatgctCCGAATTTGTATAGGTACCAATCAATACCTGTCCTTTAGCTAAATTGACCAGGCGGGTATTAAGTCAAAACATATATGAGTCAATTGGGTAACTTTGGGGTCAGTATGGGTTAACCCAAAATGCTCTTTGTCCAAATTTGTTATATGTTTTCAGTCATGTACAGTGTGTCAAAAATAAGtgaaaaaacaaattttcattactaagctaattttattaataaaacaatatggGTCTGAATTATAACATTAATGGAACTTGGTTGAATTTTTTTGTTAAGGGAACTTGGTTGATTGTACCTGTTTGACTTGCTATAGATGAAACATTAAAACATAACCTGAATTGACTCTTTTATAAATGGCCAAATGAGTTGTAACTGCCACCTGCCCACCTCTACCTTCTATCCctgctagtttttttttttcttatggtAGCTCATTTCTCTTACTATCTTATAGATTATTTTGGTTGGAATTAACAGGTTATGTATAGTGTTTCTTACCTTAAGTTGTATCGGATACGCAATGCCATTGATTTTGTGCACCACAATCTGCTGCTGCCTTCCTTGTATAATTTCAGTCCTGGGCTTTAGAGAAGATCTTGCACAAAATCGAGGAGCTACTACCGAGTCTATTAATCTTTTGCCTACCTACAAGTTTAAGAAATATAAACACATTGATGATAAAGAAACAAACACTGGTGCTTGTGAAGGCGGGGTTGTGGCTGCTGGAACTGAAAAGGAACGTGTCATATCAGGAGAAGATGCGGTTAGTCCATGCTTTAATTCAGgcttttccatatatattacAGCTCATTTACTTTCTTAGACGTGAGAAAATGGGCTGGTTAGAAGGGTCGGGTGGTGGGTTATATTCAGGTAGTTTATAGGTGCAGTTCAATATTGGTCGTGTGGAATCACAATCACATGCATCTGTTTTTCAATTAATAACTTCTTAAGTATAATTGCAAATGCTAGGTTAGCCttcta includes the following:
- the LOC122607020 gene encoding E3 ubiquitin-protein ligase At1g63170-like, which encodes MGVSALGLQRKIQTGKVPLLMESEHVIDITNSNEASSSRPTLARPVHMSNSSQNESSSNVQAPITFSTTNATNSRNTSFARRGNGSSRRRNPLNSGYWISFELIITVSQIIAAIVVLSFSRHEHPHAPLFIWVIGYASGCFVTLPLLFWRFHNRNSSNQEPSAIVSSFTSSSNARISEGDTGNAGGTSTRRLTMGSLSSRVKALVEYFKMGLDCFFAVWFVVGNVWIFGGHSSSSDAPNLYRLCIVFLTLSCIGYAMPLILCTTICCCLPCIISVLGFREDLAQNRGATTESINLLPTYKFKKYKHIDDKETNTGACEGGVVAAGTEKERVISGEDAVCCICLAKYADDEELKELPCSHFFHTECVDKWLKINASCPLCKIEVGETLLSSLTVATANLRRSSVY